A portion of the Salarias fasciatus chromosome 15, fSalaFa1.1, whole genome shotgun sequence genome contains these proteins:
- the knl1 gene encoding kinetochore scaffold 1, translating into MEPDPVKNVEKSGFSKRRISSILKAPRKSARFPDQEQQENVVECAKPGEKRNSRRVSFAPANDVLLFSKDAKNTSPARNPFQELTATTGCPTLNRGQTGVNGDGGQKIAGMESLLNAPLHDYQLKDKVNFDTGDDFGERTVMFSAHEASMDMTQSQTINISTGADVLEDCSFQNVLPTALDKKSIFPVNSLSASVSGSSLFPGRKLDLSVEKKNVSASLQWLDPESEKFLASLSKPAGPGVNSAITRATPPLGPSSEDKNRPVTQTRRLDVDKENQAPPFVPAAIGKPLHNASKSGLLSAVLCPEDEAPEAQRGDDDVDPFQWLFPSQDMYANSDRRASQTSENTKASQQQQNRKSVGLSASTAKSLHDTPQTQHKVSADPKEEYREKTVLFAADDMFMDLTQSHTVHIDRGSVAPEPMSADTRNPGLKNVPVSHSREPASIPVTTRATPTVNTNGSLSLPKTLKVHADKENEPLNQSRSFGRSFSGSTTRPKDAGVNMTELRGRSVSGGEVSMDITEAQISSSMPDTVAHLQHTFSTGATPSKHGDLKDTLTPYQQRRETAGLPDCKGVEIPYKTSLKTMEIQQVNCDADFDHKEKTVRFTAEDACMDFTQSHTVNIHRLGHQQSHLNEIFLPVYGEKTVRFCADDAAMDLTQSCTVNIAIDIEKKSQNVEFLPASGEKTVRFTHDDDEAVMDITRSQTVNISSVCDMQPHQKVEFASTSGEESVSLANDRAAVDEERSHVVDVAPDFRRRSQSVDHLQNSGEKTVRFSADDATVDMTKSHTVNIVADYNWQSQQNVPFVSTREEIPVRLATDDAAKDETRSHVVGITTDFKRQSQNVDLLHNSGEKTVRFTADDAAMDVTKSHTVSIDSGFQPPLQSVDTLPVLKEKTARLSACDAGMDMTQCLTVNIASNSSFEGFPPHQNVSHVHKNVNIPSTVKKDESDTGVPHRDRSVCVLEGESSKAEATDDPFTQESTDMKDSQSQMAKPDVNAELERPALCAGVMEKSATEILTDCAEVSANMDLTEAQTGCIMEQTFANESPQCIPLTQNKEFEHSKTIKTSLIRSEAPGAPCTNNVAVANLPGSPDSSGKETMRESDPCSRTCPIIQNIASSPSAVSQDADISNSRESRRRSLADLMSKVRCLNTLINTAPDPVATDGCSVPLPSQDKNPEDELPSGAVEPELNRVRTEDIAQDQCLATAEEDAASTATAAFSLKTKQLMSRLSVGGFQPKLPRRSKPDDSNQGKLAEERPRAVEANVPNRLSNFDNDVSDIFDEELGSYEDISETLDEDFEKASERKSSIEELDFSKTPLEDDVFVEDFVSPVQRQKRPFPEDGNIMDNEKRMKTSSDPTEKSDVVDCDSIVTAPTIRTQTTESSICSNTANMRCEATFESTYKQSMLESQFEDYASDVQMKLEDGSITVLEFFKLFNIDFVIHNPRQSVCPGRILSENEVTAMDLLRNRHISHPKQMVYETDVRNLTDQVERLKVRMEDLDKPLKAVNNPLWEEMRRCSDKELKSFGVKLKERNNFFRKTSKVQCHEMKEVLYFKLLHALKEEQQKLRGTIEKADEMLKSLDDCIHELQTELAGVEENGFDSKPSMKSLLEEMKKASETMDDNERQISELELQKKQNSSKLKRLNSEIQSLESHMDMLDILNEWKLKEKRDDGTVYTFLHETMSLQLTFEKSDGNLADSESERKITQIRFNFELDDEKSQCHARLVHKLVSQFVEAEPAWAEKFPTSRHVPKLLHAVSLVVSRCRLLGEECRRLKLWGSLPFDILRLSCSDTRISIVFSSLRKCSKFEVVFAVSLSNRLCVLQVESFKNRIGSTTMSQIEEIVSSCTPTKNLLTKIAKKIHDTLLC; encoded by the exons ATGGAGCCTGATCCAGTGAAGAATGT TGAGAAGAGTGGATTCTCCAAGCGACGCATATCATCG ATTTTGAAAGCTCCCCGGAAATCAGCCAGATTTCCAGACCAAGAGCAACAAGAAAATGTG GTTGAATGTGCCAAACCAGGAGAGAAGAGGAATTCAAGAAGAGTCAGCTTTGCTCCTGCCAATgatgttctgctgttttctaa gGATGCAAAAAATACATCACCTGCCCGAAATCCTTTTCAAGAGTTAACTGCAACAA cTGGATGCCCCACACTGAATAG GGGCCAGACAGGTGTCAATGGGGATGGAGGTCAAAAAATAGCTG GTATGGAGAGCCTGTTGAATGCTCCGCTACATGATTATCAACTAAAGGATAAG GTCAACTTCGACACAGGCGATGACTTTGGGGAGAGGACAGTCATGTTTTCTGCACATGAAGCGTCTATGGACATGACTCAAAGTCAAACTATAAACATTTCCACAGGCGCAGATGTACTTGAAGACTGTTCCTTTCAAAATGTCTTACCCACTGCTTTGGACAAAAAAAGCATCTTCCCAGTTAATTCACTGTCTGCAAGTGTGTCAGGCAGCTCGCTGTTCCCTGGAAGAAAGCTGGACTTAAGTGTTGAGAAGAAAAATGTATCAGCGTCTCTACAATGGCTGGATCCTGAGTCTGAAAAGTTCCTTGCTAGTCTCTCTAAACCAGCTGGCCCCGGCGTGAATTCTGCTATCACCAGAGCGACACCTCCTCTTGGACCATCCTCAGAAGATAAAAACAGGCCTGTAACCCAAACAAGAAGACTTGATGTTGATAAAGAAAATCAAGCTCCACCATTTGTACCTGCTGCGATCGGGAAGCCGCTTCATAACGCCAGCAAGTCTGGACTGTTATCGGCCGTACTCTGTCCAGAAGATGAGGCTCCTGAAGCTCAGAGAGGCGACGATGATGTGGATCCCTTTCAGTGGCTTTTTCCCTCTCAAGATATGTACGCAAACTCTGACAGAAGAGCGTCACAGACATCGGAGAACACGAAGgccagtcagcagcagcagaacaggaaaTCTGTGGGATTATCTGCCTCTACAG CCAAGTCTCTGCATGACACTCCTCAGACACAGCATAAG GTCAGCGCCGACCCAAAAGAGGAATACAGAGAGAAAACTGTGCTGTTCGCTGCAGATGACATGTTTATGGACCTGACCCAAAGCCACACAGTGCACATTGACAGGGGTTCAGTAGCTCCTGAGCCAATGTCTGCAGATACGCGGAATCCAGGATTGAAAAATGTTCCTGTGAGCCACTCAAGGGAGCCTGCCAGTATCCCTGTGACGACCAGAGCAACACCGACGGTCAACACAAACGGCTCTCTCTCCCTTCCAAAGACACTAAAGGTTCATGCTGACAAAGAAAACGAACCCCTAAATCAAAGCAGAAGCTTTGGAAGGTCATTCAGTGGAAGTACAACCCGTCCCAAAGATGCTGGCGTGAATATGACGGAACTCCGAGGACGAAGCGTTTCGGGAGGCGAAGTGAGCATGGATATCACAGAAGCTCAGATCAGCTCCTCCATGCCAGACACAGTGGCTCATCTGCAGCATACATTTTCCACTGGAGCCACGCCCTCAAAACATGGTGACTTAAAGGATACATTGACTCCCTATCAGCAGAGAAGGGAAACCGCTGGCCTACCTGACTGTAAAG gTGTGGAGATCCCATACAAGACTTCTTTGAAGACAATGGAAATACAGCAG GTCAATTGTGATGCTGATTTTGaccacaaagagaaaacagtgagGTTCACTGCTGAAGATGCCTGCATGGATTTCACGCAAAGCCACACCGTCAATATTCACAGATTAGGGCATCAACAGTCACACCTAAATGAGATCTTCTTACCCGTATATGGCGAGAAAACAGTGAGGTTCTGTGCCGATGATGCAGCTATGGATCTGACCCAAAGTTGCACTGTAAATATTGCAAttgatattgaaaaaaaatcacaaaatgtaGAGTTTCTGCCTGCATCTGGAGAAAAAACTGTGAGATTTacccatgatgatgatgaagcagTTATGGATATCACAAGAAgtcaaactgtaaacatttcctCCGTTTGCGATATGCAGCCACACCAGAAAGTAGAATTTGCTTCTACAAGTGGAGAAGAATCGGTGAGCCTTGCTAATGACCGTGCCGCTGTGGATGAAGAAAGAAGTCACGTTGTGGATGTTGCCCCTGATTTCAGAAGACGGTCACAAAGTGTGGATCATCTGCAGAACAgtggagagaaaacagtgaGGTTCTCTGCAGACGACGCAACTGTGGATATGACAAAAAGCCACACCGTGAATATTGTAGCAGATTATAATTGGCAGTCACAGCAGAATGTGCCCTTTGTCTCAACAAGGGAAGAAATACCAGTCAGGCTCGCCACTGATGATGCGGCTAAAGACGAGACAAGAAGTCACGTTGTGGGCATCACCACTGATTTCAAAAGGCAATCACAAAACGTGGATCTTCTGCACAACAGTGGAGAAAAAACAGTGCGGTTCACTGCGGATGATGCCGCTATGGATGTGACCAAAAGTCACACTGTGAGCATTGACTCTGGTTTCCAACCACCGCTTCAAAGTGTAGATACTCTACCTGTGTTAAAGGAAAAGACAGCAAGGTTATCTGCATGTGACGCCGGCATGGATATGACCCAGTGCCTCACGGTCAATATTGCCAGTAATTCATCTTTTGAGGGATTTCCGCCACACCAAAATGTTTCACACGTGCACAAAAACGTGAATATTCCTAGCACTGTTAAAAAGGATGAAAGTGACACCGGCGTCCCTCACAGAGACAGATCAGTCTGTGTTTTAGAAGGAGAATCGTCGAAAGCAGAGGCCACTGACGATCCGTTCACTCAAGAAAGCACCGATATGAAGGATTCCCAGTCTCAAATGgcgaaaccggatgtaaatgctGAGCTGGAACGTCCAGCTTTATGTGCTGGTGTGATGGAAAAATCTGCAACTGAAATCTTGACGGATTGCGCTGAAGTCAGCGCAAACATGGATTTGACTGAAGCTCAAACAGGCTGCATTATGGAGCAGACATTTGCAAATGAATCCCCACAATGCATTCCTTTGACACAAAATAAAGAGTTTGAACATTCAAAGACCATAAAGACGTCGCTAATAAGGAGTGAAGCACCGGGCGCACCCTGCACCAACAATGTGGCAGTCGCTAATCTGCCAGGTTCTCCCGACTCAAGTGGAAAGGAAACTATGAGAGAATCTGATCCATGTAGCAGAACTTGTCCTATAATCCAGAACATCGCCAGCTCACCGAGTGCAGTGAGCCAAGATGCTGATATTTCGAACTCAAGGGAGTCTAGACGAAGAAGTCTGGCCGATCTCATGTCAAAAGTGCGCTGCCTAAACACCTTGATCAATACAGCTCCTGATCCCGTAGCCACAGATGGCTGCTCAGTGCCTTTACCCTCACAGGACAAAAATCCAGAAGATGAACTCCCATCTGGCGCAGTGGAGCCGGAACTCAACCGGGTACGGACCGAAGATATTGCACAGGATCAGTGTCTTGCAACAGCAGAAGAAGACGCGGCTTCTACGGCCACAGCTGCCTTCAGCTTGAAGACGAAACAGCTCATGTCAAGACTTTCAGTGGGGGGCTTTCAGCCGAAGTTACCCCGAAGAAGCAAACCTGATGATTCAAATCAGGGGAAACTGGCAGAAGAACGTCCAAGAGCAGTCGAGGCTAATGTTCCCAATCGCTTGAGCAACTTCGACAATGATGTGAGTGATATTTTCGATGAAGAGCTGGGAAGCTACGAAGACATATCGGAAACACTGGATGAGGACTTTGAGAAAGCCTCTGAACGAAAAAGTTCCATTGAAGAGTTGGATTTCAGTAAGACCCCACTGGAGGATGACGTGTTTGTAGAGGACTTCGTGAGTCCAGTGCAGAGACAAAAGAGGCCTTTTCCAGAGGATGGAAACATCATGGACAACGAGAAGAGAATGAAAACTTCCAGCGATCCCACTGAGAAG TCTGATGTGGTAGACTGCGACAGTATCGTCACAGCCCCAACAATAAGAACACAGACCACGGAATCGTCCATCTGCAGTAACACAGCCAACATGAGATGTGAAGCCACGTTTGAGTCCA CTTATAAACAAAGCATGTTGGAATCCCAGTTTGAAGACTACGCCAGTGACGTGCAGATg aaACTTGAAGATGGCTCCATTACAGTCTTGGAGTTCTTCAAACTCTTCAACATTGACTTTGTCATCCATAATCCTCGACAAAGTGTCTGTCCTGGCAGG ATTTTGTCAGAAAATGAAGTCACAGCAATGGATTTGTTAAGAAATAGACACATCAGTCATCCGAAGCAGATGGTCTATGAGACAGATGTCCGAAACCTCACCGATCAGGTGGAGAG GTTGAAGGTTCGGATGGAAGATCTCGACAAACCTCTGAAGGCTGTTAACAAcccactgtgggaggaaatgagACGTTGCTCAGACAAAGAG CTGAAATCGTTTGGCGTTAAACTGAAGGAGAGAAATAACTTCTTCAGGAAAACAAGCAAAGTTCAGTGTCATGAGATGAAGGAAGTCCTGTATTTCAAGCTTCTTCATGCTCTTAAG gaggagcagcagaaattGAGAGGAACAATTGAGAAAGCTGATGAGATGTTGAAAAGTCTTGATGACTGCATTCATGAGTTACAAACAG AACTTGCTGGAGTTGAGGAGAACGGCTTTGACAGCAAACCAAGCATGAAGTCACTGCTGGAAG aaatgaagAAAGCCTCTGAAACTATGGACGATAATGAGAg ACAAATCTCTGAACTGGAActgcagaagaagcagaactCAAGTAAACTGAAGCGGCTGAATTCTGAGATCCAAAGCCTGGAGAGCCACATGGACATGCTGGACAT CCTGAATGAATGGAAGTTGAAAGAGAAAAGGGACGACGGCACAGTCTACACTTTCCTCCACGAGACCATGAGTTTACAGCTGACCTTTGAAAAGTCTGATG GAAACCTTGCGGACAGTGAATCTGAACGTAAAATAACACAAATCCGTTTCAACTTCGAGCTCGATG ACGAGAAGTCGCAGTGCCACGCCCGCCTCGTTCATAAGCTGGTCTCTCAGTTCGTGGAGGCAGAGCCTGCCTGGGCGGAGAAATTTCCGACAAGTCGGCACGTTCCAAAG ctgctccACGCCGTCAGCCTGGTGGTGAGCCGCTGCCGCCTGCTGGGAGAGGAGTGTCGGAGGCTGAAGCTGTGGGGAAGTCTGCCGTTTGACATCCTCCGCCTCAGCTGCAGCGACACTCG AATCTCCATCGTCTTCAGCAGCCTCAGGAAATGCTCCAAATTTGAAGTGGTCTTCGCTGTCAGCTTGAGCAACCGCCTCTGTGTCCTGCAAGTGGAGAGCTTCAAAAACAGGATCGGCAGCACAAC AATGAGCCAGATTGAGGAGATCGTCTCATCCTGCACTCCGACCAAGAACCTCCTGACCAAGATCGCCAAGAAGATCCACGACACCCTGCTCTGTTAG
- the knstrn gene encoding small kinetochore-associated protein, translated as MTSKIPKGLHLPPETKRIDHKVESKAPAAPAAVHKSDGILKHTKENVPRKNVASKVYKGVSTRYGQQAELKEQNQHLTAANEELQGNLSEMQHRVEELERQFSELEKENVDIKKNLKDCHVLLVAAQIDPVSGETVGETQRQAEDRQEAMSVSKDLLNELKAFGEVASQQRAQLEEIQTTMADLMKARGHMMQERENFSQQAAEITEALKEAEALLM; from the exons ATGACTTCAAAAATACCAAAAG GTCTTCACTTACCTCCCGAAACGAAGAGAATTGATCATAAAGTGGAATCCAAAGCACCTGCTGCCCCAGCGGCTGTCCACAAATCAGATGGcatcctgaaacacacaaaagaaaatgtacCAAG GAAGAATGTAGCATCAAAGGTCTACAAAGG AGTGTCCACCAGGTATGGGCAACAGGCAGAGCTGAAGGAGCAAAACCAGCATTTGACTGCTGCCAATGAAGAGCTGCAAGGCAACCTGTCTGAAATGCAG caTAGAGTAGAAGAGCTGGAGCGACAGTTCAGTGAGCTTGAAAAGGAGAACGTGGACATTAAGAAGAACCTTAAAGACTGCCATGTGCTCCTTGTTGCTGCCCAAATAGACCCAG TGTCAGGAGAGACGGTTGGAGAAACTCAACGACAAGCAGAAGACCGACAGGAAGCGATG AGTGTCTCCAAAGATCTGCTGAATGAGTTAAAGGCCTTTGGTGAGGTTGCGTCGCAGCAGCGTGCTCAGCTGGAG GAAATCCAGACAACAATGGCGGATCTCATGAAAGCTCGAGGGCACATGATGCAAGAGAGGGAGAACTTTTCCCAGCAGGCAGCTGAGATAACcgaagctttaaaagaagcagaagCTCTCCTGAtgtaa
- the mtif3 gene encoding translation initiation factor IF-3, mitochondrial, which produces MSAGCVRWMLSQAVRSVCGVNLVYRASASRFRICMERQNIAAASWRWSNFSTEVSDTEHTPEPKKKKAALRTNVPIGSVGRKIPHRQIQVISEDGEDLGTLHRADVVRIMDEKGLKLVLLHEKKDPPVYQLMSGKQIHEEQLKQREKKKAKAAQVQVKELTFSAGIASHDLATKLKQAESWLEKKHHVRITLRSAHGDANASPVTALEQMVEQMEVMLGFISKPQAIRDGRAAMCILRPPSAKELQQMKQAGKPPSADATASQSKTSSVSSTDTTEQSPQP; this is translated from the exons ATGTCTGCAGGATGTGTGAGGTGGATGCTGAGCCAAGCAGTGAGAAGCGTGTGTGGCGTCAACCTTGTTTACAGGGCATCAGCATCAAGGTTTCGAATATGCATGGAAAGACAGAACATTGCCGCTGCGTCCTGGAGATGGTCTAATTTCTCAACAGAAGTATctgacacagaacacacacctgagccgaagaaaaaaaaggcagctcTCCGAACTAATGTCCCAATTGGCAGTGTGGGCCGTAAGATCCCCCACCGTCAAATCCAGGTGATAAGTGAGGATGGGGAGGACCTGGGCACACTGCACCGTGCAGACGTAGTGAGAATCATGGATGAAAAGGGTCTGAAACTGGTGCTGCTTCATGAAAAGAAAGACCCTCCAGTTTACCAGCTGATGAGCGGCAAACAGATCCACgaggagcagctgaaacagcgagagaaaaagaaagcaaaagcaG CTCAGGTGCAGGTGAAGGAACTCACCTTTTCAGCGGGCATTGCGTCTCATGACCTCGCCACCAAGCTGAAACAGGCGGAGAGCTGGCTGGAGAAGAAACATCACGTCAGGATTACTCTGCGGTCTGCGCATGGGGACGCCAACGCCAGCCCG gtCACCGCTCTGGAGCAAATGGTGGAACAAATGGAAGTGATGTTGGGATTCATCTCCAAACCGCAAGCCATACGTGACGGCCGGGCAGCCATGTGCATCCTCCGCCCGCCTTCAGCCAAAGAACTGCAGCAAATGAAGCAGGCCGGAAAGCCTCCGTCCGCTGACGCCACTGCATCTCAGAGCAAGACGTCCTCTGTTAGCAGCACAGACACAACAGAACAGTCGCCTCAGCCGTGA
- the heca gene encoding headcase protein homolog isoform X2 → MPNQKSNKGKKSKRTNSSGDEQENGACAAATGGAAAAAAPRSERSSEVQCATPLGCSLGCAIDLEKDDYQRVLCNNELCPYGNWMHLQCFYEWESSILVQFNCIGRARSWNEKQCRQNMWTKKGYDLAFRFCSCRCGQGHLKKDTDWYQVKRMQDDRKKKPSERSAGRPGPGAGAAGAAEGFFEEPKKSKLPGGAAAAAAAAAGGKPAHRASSQELPRRQSMDRQNSTERGATGGHASGGPFALGPPQKSPCDSPGQSPPTGFTFSPTSALSAAAGGGGGAALRGSRQLGEFLKSAVHMDPQRKHLLVGGALARGGGCSLGASGGTAGGPHLDPGSILPLQLSFALPLHHRLASSGVGDGAHPHPVQFLRRLDLSELLTHIPRHKLNTYHVRMEDDAQAGQGEELRRFILSTLSASQRNVVNCALCHRALPVFEQFPLVDGTLFLSPSRHDEIEYDVPCHLQEGVHKIVCIKCKSRWDGSWHQLGTMYTYDILAASPCCQARLNCKHCGKPVVDVRVGMQYFSEYSNVQQCPHCGNLDYHFVKPFSSYKVLEAY, encoded by the exons ATGCCCAACCAGAAGAGCAACAAGGGAAAGAAAAGCAAACGCACTAACAGTAGCGGAGATGAGCAGGAAAATGGAGCCTGTGCGGCCGCAACAGGAGGCGCGGCCGCGGCGGCTGCACCGAGAAGCGAGCGCTCGAGTG AGGTCCAGTGTGCCACCCCTCTCGGCTGCAGCCTGGGCTGTGCCATCGACCTGGAGAAGGACGACTACCAGCGGGTGCTCTGCAACAACGAGCTCTGCCCTTACGGCAACTGGATGCATCTGCAGTGCTTCTACGAGTGGGAGAGCTCCATCCTCGTCCAGTTCAACTGCATCGGCCGCGCCCGGTCCTGGAACGAGAAGCAGTGCCGGCAGAACATGTGGACCAAGAAGGGCTACGACCTGGCCTTCAGGTTCTGCTCCTGCCGCTGTGGCCAGGGTCACCTGAAGAAGGACACCGACTGGTACCAGGTGAAGCGCATGCAGGACGATCGCAAGAAGAAGCCATCAGAGAGGAGCGCGGGCCGGCCAGGGCCTGGagcgggggcggcgggggccGCGGAGGGGTTCTTTGAGGAGCCCAAGAAAAGCAAACtaccaggaggagcagcagcagcagcagcagcagcagcaggaggcaaACCAGCTCACAGGGCTTCGAGTCAGGAGTTACCTCGCAGACAATCAATGGATCGACAGAACTCTACAGAAAGAGGGGCAACAGGAGGACACGCCTCAGGGGGGCCCTTCGCTCTGGGCCCCCCTCAGAAGTCTCCATGTGATTCCCCGGGACAGTCTCCTCCGACCGGGTTCACCTTCTCCCCCACATCCGCCCTCAGCgcagcggcgggcggaggaggaggggcggccCTGCGGGGCTCCCGTCAGCTGGGAGAGTTCCTCAAATCGGCCGTCCACATGGACCCGCAGAGGAAACATCTGCTGGTCGGGGGGGCTCTCGCCAGGGGCGGGGGCTGCTCCCTGGGAGCCTCCGGCGGCACGGCGGGCGGTCCCCACCTCGACCCCGGGTCCATCCTCCCGCTGCAGCTGTCCTTCGCCCTCCCGCTTCACCACCGCCTCGCCTCCAGCGGCGTGGGCGACGgcgcccacccccaccccgtgCAGTTCCTGAGGAGGCTGGACCTCTCAGAGCTCCTCACTCACATCCCTCGACACAAACTCAACACCTACCACGTCCGCATGGAGGACGACGCCCAGGCAGGCCAAGGGGAGGAGCTGCGCAG GTTCATCCTGTCCACTCTCAGTGCGAGTCAGAGGAACGTGGTGAACTGCGCGCTGTGCCACCGGGCGCTGCCTGTGTTCGAACAGTTTCCACTGGTGGACGGGACGCTGTTCCTCAGCCCCTCGCGCCACGATGAGATCGAATACGACGTCCCCTGTCACCTCCAAG AGGGCGTCCACAAGATCGTCTGCATCAAGTGCAAGTCGCGCTGGGACGGGAGCTGGCACCAGCTGGGCACCATGTACACTTACGACATACTGGCTGCTTCACCGTGCTGCCAG GCTCGTCTCAACTGTAAACACTGTGGGAAGCCGGTGGTGGACGTTCGAGTCGGGATGCAGTATTTCTCCGAGTACAGCAACGTCCAGCAGTGTCCCCACTGCGGAAACCTGGATTATCACTTTGTTAAACCGTTCTCCTCCTACAAAGTACTCGAGGCTTATTGA
- the heca gene encoding headcase protein homolog isoform X1 produces MPNQKSNKGKKSKRTNSSGDEQENGACAAATGGAAAAAAPRSERSSEVQCATPLGCSLGCAIDLEKDDYQRVLCNNELCPYGNWMHLQCFYEWESSILVQFNCIGRARSWNEKQCRQNMWTKKGYDLAFRFCSCRCGQGHLKKDTDWYQVKRMQDDRKKKPSERSAGRPGPGAGAAGAAEGFFEEPKKSKLPGGAAAAAAAAAGGKPAHRASSQELPRRQSMDRQNSTERGATGGHASGGPFALGPPQKSPCDSPGQSPPTGFTFSPTSALSAAAGGGGGAALRGSRQLGEFLKSAVHMDPQRKHLLVGGALARGGGCSLGASGGTAGGPHLDPGSILPLQLSFALPLHHRLASSGVGDGAHPHPVQFLRRLDLSELLTHIPRHKLNTYHVRMEDDAQAGQGEELRRFILSTLSASQRNVVNCALCHRALPVFEQFPLVDGTLFLSPSRHDEIEYDVPCHLQGRLMHLYAICVDCLEGVHKIVCIKCKSRWDGSWHQLGTMYTYDILAASPCCQARLNCKHCGKPVVDVRVGMQYFSEYSNVQQCPHCGNLDYHFVKPFSSYKVLEAY; encoded by the exons ATGCCCAACCAGAAGAGCAACAAGGGAAAGAAAAGCAAACGCACTAACAGTAGCGGAGATGAGCAGGAAAATGGAGCCTGTGCGGCCGCAACAGGAGGCGCGGCCGCGGCGGCTGCACCGAGAAGCGAGCGCTCGAGTG AGGTCCAGTGTGCCACCCCTCTCGGCTGCAGCCTGGGCTGTGCCATCGACCTGGAGAAGGACGACTACCAGCGGGTGCTCTGCAACAACGAGCTCTGCCCTTACGGCAACTGGATGCATCTGCAGTGCTTCTACGAGTGGGAGAGCTCCATCCTCGTCCAGTTCAACTGCATCGGCCGCGCCCGGTCCTGGAACGAGAAGCAGTGCCGGCAGAACATGTGGACCAAGAAGGGCTACGACCTGGCCTTCAGGTTCTGCTCCTGCCGCTGTGGCCAGGGTCACCTGAAGAAGGACACCGACTGGTACCAGGTGAAGCGCATGCAGGACGATCGCAAGAAGAAGCCATCAGAGAGGAGCGCGGGCCGGCCAGGGCCTGGagcgggggcggcgggggccGCGGAGGGGTTCTTTGAGGAGCCCAAGAAAAGCAAACtaccaggaggagcagcagcagcagcagcagcagcagcaggaggcaaACCAGCTCACAGGGCTTCGAGTCAGGAGTTACCTCGCAGACAATCAATGGATCGACAGAACTCTACAGAAAGAGGGGCAACAGGAGGACACGCCTCAGGGGGGCCCTTCGCTCTGGGCCCCCCTCAGAAGTCTCCATGTGATTCCCCGGGACAGTCTCCTCCGACCGGGTTCACCTTCTCCCCCACATCCGCCCTCAGCgcagcggcgggcggaggaggaggggcggccCTGCGGGGCTCCCGTCAGCTGGGAGAGTTCCTCAAATCGGCCGTCCACATGGACCCGCAGAGGAAACATCTGCTGGTCGGGGGGGCTCTCGCCAGGGGCGGGGGCTGCTCCCTGGGAGCCTCCGGCGGCACGGCGGGCGGTCCCCACCTCGACCCCGGGTCCATCCTCCCGCTGCAGCTGTCCTTCGCCCTCCCGCTTCACCACCGCCTCGCCTCCAGCGGCGTGGGCGACGgcgcccacccccaccccgtgCAGTTCCTGAGGAGGCTGGACCTCTCAGAGCTCCTCACTCACATCCCTCGACACAAACTCAACACCTACCACGTCCGCATGGAGGACGACGCCCAGGCAGGCCAAGGGGAGGAGCTGCGCAG GTTCATCCTGTCCACTCTCAGTGCGAGTCAGAGGAACGTGGTGAACTGCGCGCTGTGCCACCGGGCGCTGCCTGTGTTCGAACAGTTTCCACTGGTGGACGGGACGCTGTTCCTCAGCCCCTCGCGCCACGATGAGATCGAATACGACGTCCCCTGTCACCTCCAAG GTCGGTTAATGCACCTCTATGCCATCTGTGTGGATTGTCTAGAGGGCGTCCACAAGATCGTCTGCATCAAGTGCAAGTCGCGCTGGGACGGGAGCTGGCACCAGCTGGGCACCATGTACACTTACGACATACTGGCTGCTTCACCGTGCTGCCAG GCTCGTCTCAACTGTAAACACTGTGGGAAGCCGGTGGTGGACGTTCGAGTCGGGATGCAGTATTTCTCCGAGTACAGCAACGTCCAGCAGTGTCCCCACTGCGGAAACCTGGATTATCACTTTGTTAAACCGTTCTCCTCCTACAAAGTACTCGAGGCTTATTGA